The proteins below come from a single Micromonospora citrea genomic window:
- the sufD gene encoding Fe-S cluster assembly protein SufD, translated as MTTQASAPPSTKSQALRSYDVADFPALTGLEEDWRFTPLKRLRGLVGGAQAATGTVRHEHGDLPEGVAVSRIGKDDPRVGSVLTPVDRVSALAYGGADQALLVQIARDAVVAEPVALRVVGDGADGLAFGHTFVEVDRFAEATLVLEHAGSATLADNVEVSVADGAKLTLVTVADWAADAVQAQHLKVRLGRDARVVHVQVTLGGDLVRQYTSVEYTDRGGEAELYGLYFADSGQHLEHRQLVDHSVPDCRSHVGYRGALQGESARTVWVGDVLIRAEATGTDTYEINRNLLLTDGARADSVPNLEIETGEIAGAGHASATGRFDDEQLFYLMARGIPEAEARRLVVRGFFAELINKIPVEELRERLGDAIEARLAKAGA; from the coding sequence GGAGGAGGATTGGCGGTTCACCCCGCTGAAGCGCCTGCGTGGCCTGGTCGGCGGGGCGCAGGCCGCCACCGGCACGGTCCGCCACGAGCACGGCGACCTGCCCGAGGGCGTGGCCGTCTCCCGGATCGGGAAGGACGATCCGCGGGTGGGCAGCGTGCTCACCCCGGTCGACCGGGTCAGCGCGCTGGCGTACGGCGGCGCCGACCAGGCGCTGCTGGTGCAGATCGCCCGGGACGCGGTGGTCGCCGAGCCGGTGGCCCTGCGGGTGGTCGGCGACGGCGCGGACGGCCTCGCCTTCGGGCACACCTTCGTCGAGGTCGACCGCTTCGCCGAGGCGACCCTGGTGCTGGAGCACGCCGGGTCGGCGACGCTGGCCGACAACGTCGAGGTGAGCGTGGCCGACGGGGCGAAGCTGACGCTGGTCACCGTCGCGGACTGGGCGGCCGACGCGGTGCAGGCCCAGCACCTCAAGGTGCGGCTGGGCCGCGACGCCAGGGTGGTGCACGTCCAGGTCACCCTCGGCGGGGACCTGGTCCGGCAGTACACCTCGGTGGAGTACACGGACCGGGGCGGCGAGGCCGAACTGTACGGCCTCTACTTCGCCGACTCCGGGCAGCACCTGGAGCACCGCCAGCTGGTCGACCACAGCGTGCCGGACTGCCGCAGCCACGTCGGCTACCGGGGCGCCCTGCAGGGCGAGAGCGCGCGTACCGTCTGGGTGGGCGACGTGCTGATCCGCGCCGAGGCGACCGGCACCGACACGTACGAGATCAACCGGAACCTGCTGCTGACCGACGGCGCGCGGGCCGACTCCGTACCCAACCTGGAGATCGAGACCGGCGAGATCGCCGGCGCCGGCCACGCGAGCGCGACCGGCCGCTTCGACGACGAGCAGCTGTTCTACCTGATGGCCCGGGGCATCCCGGAGGCCGAGGCGCGCCGCCTGGTGGTGCGCGGCTTCTTCGCCGAGCTGATCAACAAGATCCCGGTCGAGGAGCTGCGCGAGCGGCTCGGCGACGCCATCGAGGCCCGACTGGCCAAGGCCGGCGCCTGA
- a CDS encoding non-heme iron oxygenase ferredoxin subunit, which yields MIKICSTEDVPKGTAISADVDGTQIAVVHGEDDNFYAVHDECSHAAVALSEGEVSGCTLECWLHGSRFDLRTGEPTGLPATEPVPVYPVEVRDGDIYVSLTPSNGVTR from the coding sequence ATGATCAAGATCTGTTCGACCGAGGACGTGCCGAAGGGCACCGCGATCAGCGCCGACGTCGACGGCACCCAGATCGCGGTCGTGCACGGCGAGGACGACAACTTCTACGCCGTCCACGACGAGTGCTCGCACGCCGCGGTCGCCCTCTCCGAGGGGGAGGTGTCCGGCTGCACGCTGGAATGCTGGCTGCACGGATCCCGTTTCGACCTGAGGACCGGCGAGCCGACCGGGCTGCCCGCCACCGAACCCGTTCCCGTCTATCCCGTCGAAGTCCGCGACGGTGACATCTACGTCAGCCTCACGCCGAGCAATGGAGTGACCCGATAA
- the sufC gene encoding Fe-S cluster assembly ATPase SufC has translation MSTLEIRDLKVSVKLPEGELKPILAGVDLTVRSGETHAIMGPNGSGKSTLAYSIAGHPKYEITGGSVTLDGEDVLAMSVDERARAGLFLAMQYPVEVPGVSVANFLRTAKTAIDGEAPKLRTWGGELRGAMERLQMDPAFAQRNVNEGFSGGEKKRHEIVQLELLKPKMAILDETDSGLDVDALRVVSEGVNRVRDTGDTGLLLITHYTRILRYIKPDFVHVFVAGRIVEQGGRELADKLEEEGYERYVAGAGSARA, from the coding sequence ATGAGCACCCTGGAGATCCGCGACCTGAAGGTGTCGGTCAAGCTGCCCGAGGGTGAGCTCAAGCCGATCCTCGCCGGGGTAGACCTGACGGTGAGGTCGGGGGAGACCCACGCGATCATGGGCCCGAACGGGTCCGGCAAGTCGACCCTGGCCTACTCGATCGCCGGCCACCCCAAGTACGAGATCACCGGCGGCTCGGTGACCCTCGACGGCGAGGACGTGCTGGCCATGTCCGTCGACGAGCGGGCCCGCGCCGGCCTCTTCCTGGCCATGCAGTACCCGGTCGAGGTGCCCGGCGTGTCCGTGGCGAACTTCCTGCGTACCGCCAAGACCGCCATCGACGGCGAGGCGCCGAAGCTGCGCACCTGGGGCGGCGAGCTGCGCGGCGCCATGGAGCGCCTCCAGATGGACCCGGCGTTCGCCCAGCGCAACGTCAACGAGGGCTTCTCCGGCGGCGAGAAGAAGCGGCACGAGATCGTGCAGCTCGAGCTGCTCAAGCCGAAGATGGCCATCCTCGACGAGACCGACTCCGGCCTCGACGTCGACGCGCTGCGCGTGGTCAGCGAGGGCGTCAACCGGGTCCGCGACACCGGCGACACCGGCCTGCTGCTGATCACCCACTACACCCGGATCCTGCGCTACATCAAGCCGGACTTCGTGCACGTCTTCGTCGCCGGCCGGATCGTCGAGCAGGGCGGCCGGGAGCTGGCCGACAAGCTCGAGGAAGAGGGCTACGAGCGGTACGTCGCCGGGGCCGGTTCGGCGCGGGCCTGA
- a CDS encoding cysteine desulfurase has product MTTIAIPPGMPQYDDVPRYDVAKVRADFPILDREVNGHRLVYLDSANTSHKPRQVLDVLAEHYAAHNANVSRSVHTLGTEATEAYEGARAKVAAFINAPSADEVVFTKNSTEAINIVAYAFSNSSLRPDADPRFRLGPGDEIVISEMEHHSNIVPWQLLAERTGATLRWFPVTDHGRLDESGLEDLVTERTKIVSLVHMSNILGTVNATSRITERVRQVGALLLLDCSQSVPHMPMDVVDYDADFIVFTGHKMCGPTGIGVLWGRAELLAAMPPVFGGGSMIETVSMAGSTFAAPPARFEAGTPPIAEAVALGAAVDYLSGIGMRAIQWHEKELTAYALDALGSVRGLRIFGPTVPVGRGGTISFALGDIHPHDVGQVLDSLGVQVRVGHHCARPVCTRFGVPAMTRASFYLYTTTEEIDALVAGLERVRKVFE; this is encoded by the coding sequence GTGACCACCATCGCGATCCCGCCCGGGATGCCGCAGTACGACGACGTGCCGCGTTACGACGTGGCCAAGGTGCGCGCCGACTTCCCGATCCTCGACCGGGAGGTCAACGGGCACCGGCTGGTCTATCTCGACAGCGCCAACACCTCGCACAAGCCGCGGCAGGTGCTCGACGTGCTCGCCGAGCACTACGCCGCGCACAACGCCAACGTGTCCCGCTCGGTGCACACGCTGGGCACGGAGGCCACCGAGGCGTACGAGGGCGCGCGGGCGAAGGTCGCGGCGTTCATCAACGCGCCGAGCGCGGACGAGGTGGTGTTCACCAAGAACTCCACCGAGGCGATCAACATCGTGGCGTACGCGTTCTCCAATTCCTCGCTGCGGCCCGACGCCGACCCCCGCTTCCGGCTCGGCCCCGGCGACGAGATCGTGATCTCCGAGATGGAGCACCACTCGAACATCGTCCCGTGGCAGCTGCTGGCCGAGCGCACCGGCGCGACGCTGCGCTGGTTCCCCGTCACCGACCACGGGCGCCTGGACGAGTCCGGGCTGGAGGACCTGGTCACCGAGCGGACGAAGATCGTCTCGCTGGTGCACATGTCCAACATCCTCGGCACCGTCAACGCCACCTCGCGGATCACCGAGCGGGTCCGGCAGGTGGGAGCGCTGCTGCTGCTCGACTGCTCCCAGTCGGTGCCGCACATGCCGATGGACGTGGTCGACTACGACGCCGACTTCATCGTCTTCACCGGTCACAAGATGTGCGGCCCGACCGGCATCGGGGTGCTCTGGGGTCGGGCCGAGCTGCTGGCGGCGATGCCGCCGGTGTTCGGCGGCGGCTCGATGATCGAGACGGTGTCCATGGCCGGCTCCACGTTCGCCGCGCCGCCGGCCCGGTTCGAGGCGGGCACCCCGCCGATCGCCGAGGCCGTCGCGCTGGGTGCCGCCGTCGACTACCTCAGCGGCATCGGGATGCGCGCCATCCAGTGGCACGAGAAGGAGTTGACGGCGTACGCGCTGGACGCGCTCGGCTCGGTGCGCGGCCTGCGGATCTTCGGGCCGACAGTGCCGGTGGGCCGGGGCGGCACCATCTCGTTCGCCCTCGGCGACATCCACCCGCACGACGTGGGGCAGGTGCTCGACTCCCTCGGCGTGCAGGTGCGGGTCGGCCACCACTGCGCCCGGCCGGTGTGCACCCGGTTCGGCGTGCCGGCCATGACGCGGGCCTCGTTCTACCTCTACACCACCACGGAGGAGATCGACGCCCTGGTGGCGGGCCTGGAGCGGGTGCGGAAGGTGTTCGAGTGA
- the sufU gene encoding Fe-S cluster assembly sulfur transfer protein SufU: MQLESLYQEIILDHYKHPHGRGLRDAGDPADRVAEAHHVNPTCGDEVTVRVATDGEVLHDVSYDGMGCSISQASASVLHELLVGRAAGEAFRVHEAFVELMSGRGQVAPDEDVLGDGVAFAGVARYPARVKCALLPWMAFKDAAARAGVGVSPSEVKA, from the coding sequence ATGCAGCTTGAGTCTCTTTACCAGGAGATCATCCTGGACCACTACAAGCACCCGCACGGCCGCGGCCTGCGGGACGCGGGCGACCCGGCGGACCGGGTGGCCGAGGCGCACCACGTGAACCCGACCTGCGGTGACGAGGTGACCGTCCGGGTCGCCACCGACGGCGAGGTGCTGCACGACGTCTCGTACGACGGCATGGGCTGCTCGATCAGCCAGGCGTCGGCGAGCGTGCTGCACGAGCTGCTGGTCGGGCGCGCCGCGGGCGAGGCGTTCCGGGTGCACGAGGCGTTCGTCGAGTTGATGTCCGGCCGCGGCCAGGTCGCGCCGGACGAGGACGTGCTCGGTGACGGGGTGGCGTTCGCGGGCGTCGCCCGCTACCCCGCCCGGGTCAAGTGCGCGCTGCTGCCGTGGATGGCGTTCAAGGACGCCGCGGCACGCGCCGGCGTGGGCGTGAGCCCTTCGGAGGTTAAGGCATGA
- a CDS encoding metal-sulfur cluster assembly factor: protein MSSEDTATAATPAVEGTTTPQTAAAAPGTDAAPATDAAPAARGKAAVADIEEAMKDVVDPELGINVVDLGLVYGVHVGDDNVATLDMTLTSAACPLTDVIEDQARQALTTGPGGGLVDDIRINWVWLPPWGPDKITDEGRDQLRSLGFNV, encoded by the coding sequence ATGAGTAGCGAGGACACCGCCACCGCGGCGACGCCGGCGGTCGAGGGCACGACGACGCCGCAGACGGCCGCCGCCGCGCCGGGCACGGACGCCGCGCCGGCCACGGACGCCGCGCCGGCGGCCCGGGGCAAGGCCGCCGTCGCCGACATCGAGGAGGCGATGAAGGACGTCGTCGACCCCGAGCTGGGCATCAACGTGGTCGACCTCGGCCTGGTGTACGGCGTGCACGTCGGCGACGACAACGTCGCCACCCTGGACATGACGCTGACCTCGGCGGCCTGCCCGCTGACCGACGTGATCGAGGACCAGGCCCGGCAGGCGCTGACCACCGGCCCGGGCGGCGGCCTGGTCGACGACATCCGGATCAACTGGGTGTGGCTCCCGCCGTGGGGCCCCGACAAGATCACCGACGAGGGACGCGACCAGCTCCGCTCCCTCGGCTTCAACGTCTGA
- a CDS encoding LysE family transporter: protein MSGAFLAGLLAGYGVAIPVGAIAVLILGLTARTSFRVGAAAAFGVATADGLYAAVAALGGTVVAGLIAPVAGPLRLAAAVVLLVLAGHGAWRTLRPGAASAVPAGSRRGLDTPARAFAGVLALTLLNPATVVYFVALVIGRQGGADPGAADALLFVAGAFAASASWQLLIAGGGTLVGRVLTGPRGRRVTALVSSALIAALAAAMLLPR, encoded by the coding sequence TTGAGCGGGGCCTTCCTCGCCGGCCTGCTCGCCGGCTACGGCGTGGCGATACCCGTCGGCGCCATCGCGGTGCTCATCCTCGGGCTCACCGCCCGCACGTCGTTCCGGGTCGGCGCCGCCGCCGCGTTCGGGGTGGCGACGGCCGACGGGCTCTACGCCGCGGTGGCGGCTCTCGGCGGCACCGTGGTCGCCGGGCTGATCGCCCCGGTCGCCGGGCCGCTGCGGTTGGCCGCCGCCGTCGTGCTGCTCGTCCTCGCCGGCCACGGCGCCTGGCGCACCCTGCGTCCGGGCGCCGCGTCCGCAGTTCCCGCCGGCAGTCGCCGGGGCCTGGACACCCCGGCCCGGGCCTTCGCCGGCGTGCTGGCCCTGACCCTGCTGAACCCGGCGACGGTGGTCTACTTCGTCGCCCTCGTCATCGGCCGGCAGGGCGGCGCGGACCCGGGCGCGGCCGACGCGCTGCTCTTCGTGGCGGGCGCCTTCGCCGCCTCGGCCAGTTGGCAGCTGCTGATCGCCGGCGGGGGCACGCTCGTCGGGCGGGTGCTGACCGGGCCGCGCGGCCGGCGGGTCACGGCGCTGGTCTCCAGCGCCCTGATCGCGGCCCTGGCGGCAGCCATGCTGCTGCCACGGTGA